The DNA sequence GACTTCCGGCACCGGTGCCCGCGCCGCACCGTGCCCTACCGTGTCCGACGTGCGCCGGATCGACCCGAACGTCGTGGCCGGACTCATCATGAGCGTGCTGTGCGGCATCCTCGCCGTCCCGGTGGCGCTGGAGCAGGCAGCCGGAGTCGCGAGCCCCCTCGGCCCGCCGTGGCTGTGGTGGGCCGCCTACGCCGCGTTTCTCCTCGCGCTGGTGGTGGGGGGCTGGCTGGACGAGGTCGTCGGGCCGGTCGCGGTCCGAGCGCTGCTCGCGCTGATGGTGCTCGCCTCGTCGGCGCTGGTCCTGCTCGGCGCGCACTTCGGCTGGCTGCCGATCTTCCTGGTCGTCACCGCGTCCGTCTCCACCTACCACCTGCGGGGCCCGGCGACCGCCGCGATCGTCGTCGGCAACGTCGGGGTCGCCGCCGCGGCGGCGCTGGTCGCGGGCGGGTCGGTGCAGGTCGCGGCGGTCACCGGCGCGATCTACCTGCTGCTGCAGAGCGCCTCGGTGCTGCTCATCGTGGCGCTGCACCGGGAGGAGGCGTCGCGACGACGCCTCGCCGCCGCGCACGCCGAGCTCGCGGCCGCGGGCGCCGCGCTCGCCGAGACCAGCCGGGCCCAGGAGCGGCTGCGGATCTCCCGGGAGCTGCACGACCTCGTCGGGCACCAGCTCACCGCGCTCGCCCTGGAGCTGGAGATCGCGACGCACAGCGGCGACGACCCGGGCGGGCACGTCGCGCGGGCCCGTGCGCTGGCCGGTGACCTGCTCACCGACGTCCGCACGACCGTCGGGCAGCTGCGCGGCCGCGCCCCCGACCTGGCGGCCACCCTGGAGAGGGTCGCCGGGCAGCTGCCCCGCCCGGTGGTGCACGTGCGCGTCGCCGACGGGGTCGCCGCCGACGAGGAGCGGACGCTCGCGGTGGTCCGCTGCGTGCAGGAGATCCTCACCAACGCCATCCGGCACGGCGACGCGGACATCGTGTGGATCGACCTGTCCCCCGTCCCCGGCGGCGGCCTGCGGCTGTCCGCCCGCGACGACGGCCGCGGTCCCGCCGCCGACGTGGTCCCCGGGAACGGGCTGCGCGGCCTGGCCGAACGGGCCGAGGCGTTCGGCGGGTCGGTCGACTGGGGCCCCGCCGCACCGCGCGGGTTCGTCGTCACGGCAGTGCTGCCGTGACCGGGCCGACGACGCCCGGTGGCCGGCCGGTGCGCGTGGTGCTCGTCGACGACCAGACCCTGGTTCGGCACGGCATCCGCGGGCTGCTCGGCCTGGCCGACGGGGTCGAGGTCGTCGCCGAGGCCGGGGACGGTGCGGAGGGGGTGGCCGCCGTCGTCGAGCACGACCCGGACGTGCTGCTGCTGGACCTGCGCATGCCCCGTCACGACGGGCTGTGGGCGCTGACCGAGCTGCGCTCGCGCGGGCTCGACGTGCCGGTGCTCGTCCTCACCACCTTCGACGACGACGAGCTGGTCCTGTCCGCGCTGCGCGCCGGGGCCCGCGGCTACCTGCTCAAGGACGTGACCCTCGACCAGCTCGTCGGCGCGGTGCGGACCCTCGCCGACGGAGGCACCCTGATCAGCCCGGCCGTCACCGACCGGTTGCTGCGCGCGGTGCGCGACGGCCCGCCCCCGGCCGACGACGGCTCCGGCGTCGGCCCGCAGGACCTGTCGGCCCGCGAGGTCGAGGTGCTGCGGCTGCTCGCCGCCGGGCACAGCAACCGTGAGATCGCGCAGGTCCTCGTGCTGGCGGAGGGCACGGTGAAGAACCACGTGTCCAGCGTGCTGCTGAAACTGGGCACGCGGGACCGGACCCGGGCGGTGCTGCGGGCCCTGCACCACGGCCTGCTCGACCCGCCACGGGGCCGGGACGGGGTCTGACCCGACCGTCCGACGGCGACGCGGCGGCGGGTCACGATCGCGCTCCGTGGTCACGGGTGTCACCCGTTCCGACGCGATTGAGCTGCCCGTTCCCGGGTACTCCTCACTCAGCCGGGTGAGGATCGACGGAAGGATCGTCATGACCGACACACAGAGGGACCTCCGTTCCGGACTCCGTCGGTGTCGTCGTCGGACGGGCGCCTGCCGCCGATCCGCCGGCGGCCTCCGGTGACGCCGGACCTCGCCCGGGCCACCGACGCCGTCAGCAGGCTGATCCACGAGCTCGGTCCTGCCGTCAGCCGGGACGCCGTGGTCGCCGCCGTCGCGCAGGCCTGCGACGACCTGCGCGGCAGCCCGGTGGGTGCGCTGCCCGAGCTGGTCGAGCGGCTGGCCAGGGCCCGCCTGGAGCAGTCGACCGCAGGCCTCTGAGCCGCCCGCCCCGGCATGGGGAGCCGGGCGTCCGGGTACCCCCGCCCGATGAGCGACGAGGAGAACGACACCGGACGCGCGAGTCCCCCGATCGACCCGGCACGTGCGCTCGACGAACTCGAGGAACGCGTGCTCGGCAAGCGGGTCGACGCCGGCGACACCGAGGCCGATCGCGAGGAGTCTTCGGACGACACCACGTCCGAGGGCGCGGCCGAGCCGGAACCCGTCGAGGGCACCGGCGAGCCGGGCGAGGCCGGAACCGGGGTGGACGCCCCCACCGACTGAGGCCATCCCGCCCATCGGGCGCTCCTCGCGGGCCCCGGCACGGTCGTCCGGGTCCGGACGCAGCCCGACCGGACCCGGACACACTGCGTCATGTCCCGACGGTGACGTACGGAACACAACCGACATAAGGTGCCTTCTCGACGATGCCGTCCCAGGAGGTACCAATGAGCCTTTGCCAACCTGGTGTTGGGGCTGGTCAGAGCCTGTGCGGCGTGGCGTGCCCCCGAATGGGTGAAGCTCCTGGTAGACGGGCGATTGCTGAGATCGAAACCGTCCAACCAGGAGCTTCAAGGTGCTGTCCTACCCGTCCGGGATGACCGTGTCCAGCCGTGCCCTGCACGTACTCTCTGACGCGCTACGGGCGCACCGCAACCAGCGGGCGACCCGCTGGCGGAAGCTGACGTGCGGCCGCCAGGCCCTGCTCGTGGTCGCCCACCTGCGCAAGGGCGAGACCTACACCGACCTCGCCTGCGGTTTCCGGGTCGGGACCTCGACGGTCTACCGCTACCTGCGCGAGGCGATCGACCTGCTCGCGGCAATGGCCCCCACCCTCGAGCAGGCCATCGAGATCGCCATCGGCAAGGCGTTCGTGATCCTCGACGGCACCTTGCTGCGCATCGACCGCGTCGGGATGGCCTCGGGCTATGACCGCGGGTTCTACTCCGGCAAGCACAAGTGCCACTGAGCCCTTTTCAACCTGCCGTTCCGGCAGCTCAGGGGCCTGGTTGTGTGGGTGCAGACGCCGAGCTGGCGAGCCGGTGACCTGTGCAGCTGTGGTCAGAGCAGTTGCGCTGCAACCTTCGCGATCTCCTGACGCAGAAGCTCGCTGGTCAGGTTGAAAAAGGCTCACTGACTCAACGTCCAGGTCATCGCCGACCCCGCCGGCCGGCTGGTGTGGATCTCCCCGCCGCTTCCCGGAGCCCGCCACGACATGGGCGCCGCCCGCGAGCACGGCATCATCGACGCCCTGACCGAACATGACATCCCCGCCGCGGCCGATACCGCCTACCAGGGCGCCGGCCCGACGGTCGCGGTCCCGCACCGGCGGCGACGCAAGGACCCCGACACCGGCCGGTTCCGCCCGCTGTCGCACAACCAGCGCGAGGTCAACGCCGCTCACTCACGCCGCCGCGGACCCGGTGAGCGGGTCAACGCCGAGCTGAAGAACTGGAAGATCCTG is a window from the Pseudonocardia sp. HH130629-09 genome containing:
- a CDS encoding sensor histidine kinase, translated to MSDVRRIDPNVVAGLIMSVLCGILAVPVALEQAAGVASPLGPPWLWWAAYAAFLLALVVGGWLDEVVGPVAVRALLALMVLASSALVLLGAHFGWLPIFLVVTASVSTYHLRGPATAAIVVGNVGVAAAAALVAGGSVQVAAVTGAIYLLLQSASVLLIVALHREEASRRRLAAAHAELAAAGAALAETSRAQERLRISRELHDLVGHQLTALALELEIATHSGDDPGGHVARARALAGDLLTDVRTTVGQLRGRAPDLAATLERVAGQLPRPVVHVRVADGVAADEERTLAVVRCVQEILTNAIRHGDADIVWIDLSPVPGGGLRLSARDDGRGPAADVVPGNGLRGLAERAEAFGGSVDWGPAAPRGFVVTAVLP
- a CDS encoding transposase family protein, which translates into the protein MWISPPLPGARHDMGAAREHGIIDALTEHDIPAAADTAYQGAGPTVAVPHRRRRKDPDTGRFRPLSHNQREVNAAHSRRRGPGERVNAELKNWKILRKIRSSPNRAGQLIAAVQTLMIVNT
- a CDS encoding response regulator, translated to MTGPTTPGGRPVRVVLVDDQTLVRHGIRGLLGLADGVEVVAEAGDGAEGVAAVVEHDPDVLLLDLRMPRHDGLWALTELRSRGLDVPVLVLTTFDDDELVLSALRAGARGYLLKDVTLDQLVGAVRTLADGGTLISPAVTDRLLRAVRDGPPPADDGSGVGPQDLSAREVEVLRLLAAGHSNREIAQVLVLAEGTVKNHVSSVLLKLGTRDRTRAVLRALHHGLLDPPRGRDGV
- a CDS encoding three-helix bundle dimerization domain-containing protein, with protein sequence MTPDLARATDAVSRLIHELGPAVSRDAVVAAVAQACDDLRGSPVGALPELVERLARARLEQSTAGL